A section of the Acidobacterium capsulatum ATCC 51196 genome encodes:
- the glf gene encoding UDP-galactopyranose mutase: MKIDVLVVGAGFAGSVIAERCAAAGKSVLIIDKRDHIAGNAFDESDAHGLLIHRYGPHIFHTNSEMVVDYLTRFTDWIPYEHRVLAVVEGQTYPIPINQTTINKLYGLSLDEQGVAEYFNRVREPREPIRTSEDVVLSSVGRDLCDKFFRGYTRKQWGLDLSELAALVAARIPVRTNTDDRYFTDSFQKMPKEGYTKMFARMLDHPNIRIEVGTDFASVRDRYEWKTLVYTGPIDEYFGFCYGKLPYRSLRFEHEHLAGTSKFQPVGTVNYPNDHAYTRITEFKYLTAQQHSGTSIVREYPEAEGDPYYPIPRPVNQDLFQRYKALAEAEPNVFFVGRLAQYRYYNMDQVVAAALTTAKSIGV, from the coding sequence ATGAAGATTGACGTACTGGTTGTTGGCGCGGGTTTTGCCGGCAGCGTGATTGCCGAACGCTGCGCCGCCGCCGGAAAATCGGTTCTGATTATTGATAAGCGCGACCACATCGCGGGCAACGCATTTGATGAGTCAGACGCTCATGGCCTCCTGATTCATCGTTACGGGCCGCACATCTTCCACACCAATTCTGAAATGGTCGTGGACTATCTCACGCGCTTCACCGATTGGATTCCCTACGAGCATCGCGTGCTCGCCGTGGTGGAAGGCCAGACGTACCCGATTCCGATCAACCAGACCACCATCAATAAGCTGTATGGTCTTTCGCTCGATGAGCAGGGAGTGGCCGAATACTTTAATCGCGTCCGCGAGCCCCGCGAGCCGATCCGCACCAGCGAAGATGTGGTGCTTTCAAGCGTAGGGCGCGACCTGTGTGACAAGTTCTTCCGCGGATACACGCGCAAGCAGTGGGGGCTCGATCTCTCTGAGCTTGCGGCACTCGTGGCTGCTCGCATTCCTGTGCGCACCAATACAGATGATCGCTACTTTACCGACAGCTTCCAGAAGATGCCCAAAGAGGGATACACGAAGATGTTCGCGCGCATGCTCGATCATCCGAACATCCGCATTGAGGTGGGCACAGACTTTGCCTCCGTGCGAGACCGTTATGAGTGGAAGACCCTCGTCTACACTGGCCCGATCGATGAATATTTTGGCTTTTGTTACGGCAAACTGCCGTATCGATCGCTGCGTTTTGAGCACGAGCATCTGGCGGGCACCTCTAAGTTTCAGCCCGTCGGCACGGTCAACTATCCCAATGACCACGCCTACACCCGCATCACCGAATTCAAATACCTGACGGCGCAACAGCACTCCGGCACGTCGATTGTGCGCGAATACCCTGAGGCCGAGGGCGATCCTTACTATCCGATCCCGCGCCCCGTGAATCAGGACCTTTTCCAGCGCTACAAGGCACTGGCCGAGGCAGAGCCCAACGTCTTTTTTGTAGGCCGTCTCGCGCAGTACCGTTACTACAATATGGACCAGGTGGTCGCAGCCGCTCTCACCACCGCAAAAAGCATTGGGGTGTAA
- a CDS encoding ATP-binding protein — MEKSLQTRVSVVLLAVLTLAAVAFAFLNFAQESHTQFPTDGVIWMEGHGGLVAEHVLPGSPGQLAGIKAKDILVSANGAVTDRIAQLAREEAQTRVYGTIHYTLIRRGIRLVDVPVILAQQDESLNQGLRLIALVYLCIGFYVLFRRWTAPHSLHFYIFCLVSFVLYAFHYTGQFDLTDQVVYWSGIVAAALQPALFLHFGITFPEDRPRRRYGVLAFVYLPAVLIVALQVVAQQFWQATEVLKHHLDQIALGYLAAYYLITAVVLWVHYHRSRVPLRRQQLKWLVRGTVIAIVPFTVLYVAPFLASIPEPSLVTKLAGISLVFLPLTFSWAIVRYRLMDTDLIFKRGVTYTLATALLVGVYFGVVAVTAETAHRTLPKFGGWGLIIAVILTAQVFDPLKKLIQRRVDKLFDRQKYDYRSTLIEFGRSLSTETDMDALMNAIADRLPHTLLVERVAVFLSDQPGHYRLAKAHGFPASLMQAESTLDLNFLDFDQPDAGSHIFFENTQAALHLTESEQRSVNLLDLNYYLPCRVQDRTIAVIGLGKTTGGDFLSSEDMEMLESLASYIGIALQNARLYSSLEQKITEFERLKEFNENIVESINVGILAVDLEDRVESWNTQMEVLFALPRREALRQPLSEVFPESLYREYQTVKEQPGVHHFYKFRLQTNAGESRTVNVAVAPLVSRDFETVGRILLLEDITDRTQLESQLSQAEKLSSIGLLAAGVAHEVNTPLAVISSYTQMLSKQVRGDDRLSPLLDKITQQTFRASEIVNGLLNFSRTGTSEFRETDVNTLIRETLTLVEHQFKTAQIELVMDLSADLPTIRGNAGKLQQVFLNLFLNAKDAMHGGGQLRVSTLVNGHVTIAITDTGSGISPENMQKIYDPFFTTKSAPKEGQRRGTGLGLAVTYGIIQEHAGKIRVESEVGCGTTFYLEFPVLRKPAHV; from the coding sequence ATGGAGAAGTCACTGCAAACCCGGGTATCGGTTGTTCTGCTGGCGGTGCTCACGCTGGCGGCCGTGGCGTTTGCGTTTCTCAACTTTGCCCAGGAGAGCCACACCCAATTCCCGACCGATGGCGTGATCTGGATGGAAGGCCATGGCGGGCTGGTGGCCGAACATGTGCTGCCCGGCAGCCCCGGCCAACTGGCGGGCATCAAGGCGAAGGACATTCTTGTTTCCGCCAACGGAGCCGTGACCGATCGCATTGCACAACTGGCCCGCGAAGAGGCTCAGACGCGCGTTTATGGCACCATTCACTACACGCTGATCCGGCGTGGCATTCGGCTGGTGGATGTGCCGGTCATTCTGGCGCAACAGGATGAAAGCCTCAACCAGGGGCTGCGGCTGATTGCCCTGGTGTACCTGTGCATCGGCTTTTATGTTCTCTTCCGGCGCTGGACGGCACCGCACTCGCTGCACTTTTATATCTTCTGCCTGGTCTCATTTGTTCTTTACGCATTTCACTACACCGGGCAGTTTGATTTGACCGATCAGGTCGTCTACTGGAGCGGCATCGTGGCGGCGGCGCTGCAGCCAGCGCTGTTCCTGCACTTTGGCATCACCTTTCCAGAGGATCGTCCCCGCCGGCGCTACGGCGTGCTGGCTTTTGTGTATCTGCCAGCAGTGCTGATTGTGGCCCTGCAGGTGGTGGCCCAGCAGTTCTGGCAGGCCACCGAGGTGCTCAAGCATCATCTGGATCAAATTGCTCTCGGATATCTGGCGGCCTATTACCTGATCACCGCCGTGGTGCTCTGGGTGCATTACCATCGCAGCCGCGTGCCCCTGCGGCGGCAGCAATTGAAATGGCTGGTGCGCGGCACCGTCATCGCCATCGTGCCTTTCACGGTGCTCTATGTCGCGCCCTTTCTGGCGAGCATTCCCGAGCCCAGCCTGGTCACGAAGCTGGCGGGCATTTCGCTGGTCTTTTTGCCGCTGACCTTCAGTTGGGCGATCGTTCGCTACCGGCTGATGGATACCGACCTGATCTTCAAGCGGGGCGTGACCTACACGCTCGCCACCGCACTGCTGGTCGGCGTCTATTTCGGCGTAGTGGCAGTGACGGCGGAAACGGCGCACCGCACGCTGCCGAAGTTTGGCGGCTGGGGCCTGATCATTGCCGTAATTTTGACGGCGCAGGTTTTCGATCCGTTGAAGAAGCTGATTCAGCGGCGCGTGGACAAGCTGTTTGACCGGCAGAAGTATGATTACCGGTCCACGCTGATCGAGTTTGGCCGCAGCCTGAGCACCGAGACCGACATGGACGCGCTCATGAATGCCATCGCCGACCGGCTGCCGCACACGCTGCTGGTGGAGCGGGTGGCGGTCTTTTTGTCAGACCAGCCCGGGCATTACCGGCTGGCCAAGGCGCATGGATTCCCTGCTTCGCTGATGCAGGCCGAGTCGACACTGGATCTGAACTTTCTGGATTTTGATCAGCCCGACGCCGGGTCGCATATCTTTTTTGAGAACACGCAGGCGGCGCTGCATTTGACCGAGAGCGAGCAGCGGTCGGTGAATCTGCTCGACCTGAACTACTATCTGCCCTGCCGCGTGCAGGATCGCACGATTGCCGTAATTGGTCTCGGCAAAACGACGGGGGGCGATTTTCTCTCCAGCGAAGACATGGAGATGCTCGAGTCGCTGGCCAGCTACATCGGCATCGCGCTGCAGAATGCAAGGCTCTACTCAAGTCTTGAGCAGAAGATTACCGAGTTTGAGCGGCTCAAGGAATTCAACGAGAACATCGTGGAGTCGATCAACGTCGGCATTCTCGCGGTGGACCTCGAGGACCGCGTCGAAAGCTGGAATACGCAGATGGAAGTGCTGTTTGCCCTGCCCCGGCGCGAGGCTCTGCGGCAGCCGCTGTCTGAGGTCTTTCCCGAGTCGCTGTACCGCGAATACCAGACCGTAAAGGAGCAGCCTGGCGTTCACCACTTCTATAAGTTCCGGCTGCAGACGAATGCCGGTGAGTCGCGCACGGTGAATGTGGCCGTTGCGCCGCTGGTGTCGCGTGACTTTGAGACGGTGGGCCGCATTCTGTTGCTGGAGGATATTACGGATCGCACGCAACTGGAGTCGCAACTCTCGCAGGCCGAGAAGCTCTCGTCCATTGGCTTGCTGGCCGCCGGCGTGGCACACGAGGTCAACACGCCGCTGGCGGTGATCTCGTCGTACACGCAGATGCTCTCCAAGCAGGTGCGCGGCGACGACCGGCTCTCTCCGCTGCTCGACAAGATTACGCAGCAGACCTTCCGCGCCTCAGAGATTGTCAATGGCCTGCTGAACTTCTCGCGTACCGGAACCTCGGAGTTCCGCGAGACCGACGTGAATACGTTGATTCGCGAGACGCTGACGCTGGTGGAGCACCAGTTCAAGACCGCACAGATTGAGCTGGTGATGGACCTCTCGGCGGACCTGCCGACGATTCGCGGCAATGCGGGCAAGCTGCAGCAGGTGTTTCTCAATCTGTTTCTGAATGCCAAGGACGCCATGCATGGCGGCGGCCAACTGCGCGTCAGCACCCTGGTGAACGGACACGTCACCATCGCGATTACAGATACAGGCTCAGGCATTTCGCCTGAGAACATGCAGAAAATCTACGACCCGTTTTTTACGACTAAATCCGCTCCCAAGGAGGGGCAGCGCCGTGGTACAGGCCTCGGCCTGGCCGTGACCTACGGCATTATCCAGGAACATGCCGGCAAGATCCGCGTCGAGAGCGAAGTCGGTTGCGGCACCACCTTTTACCTTGAATTCCCCGTGCTAAGGAAACCGGCCCATGTCTGA
- a CDS encoding sigma-54-dependent transcriptional regulator, producing the protein MSDAFTVTPSVDTPSPPETRQKILIIDDEAALRETLEALLSLEGYEVETAIHGEAGLEKIDRNSYDLVLLDLALPGKNGIEILGLIRDRNADLPVIMITAFGTVDNVMDAMRAGAQNFIQKPWDNEKLLADIRSAIARHQAEEENIQLKRAMKQRYNFANIVGKSEPMLRIFDLVAQVAPSRSTVLIQGESGTGKELIAKALHANSTRRDKPFVPVNTGAMPTDLLESTLFGHVKGAFTSAIASKKGLFEVANGGTLFLDEIGTMGMDTQAKILRVLQDRRFMQLGGTQEIQVDVRIIAATNVELRQAVREGRFREDLYYRLNVITVEMPPLRSRREDIPLLAQHFLKRYSEENTLPLRALTPEALRILIDYDWPGNVRELENVIERGVVLSATPSINADLLPGHITGRNYSTSLLEHSPDASLFEILEDIERRIIMAKLERCNWNQTDAAEQFRIPLSTLNQKIKRLNIEIRKRGRD; encoded by the coding sequence ATGTCTGATGCTTTCACTGTTACGCCGTCCGTTGACACCCCTTCTCCGCCAGAGACACGTCAAAAGATTCTGATCATTGACGATGAAGCCGCATTGCGCGAAACGCTCGAAGCCCTGTTGTCGCTGGAGGGTTACGAAGTCGAAACCGCAATCCATGGGGAAGCTGGTCTCGAAAAGATCGACCGCAACTCCTATGATCTGGTGCTGCTGGATCTGGCGCTGCCGGGCAAAAACGGCATTGAAATTCTGGGGCTGATTCGCGACCGGAATGCCGACCTGCCTGTGATCATGATCACGGCCTTCGGCACCGTGGATAACGTCATGGATGCCATGCGCGCCGGCGCGCAGAACTTCATCCAGAAGCCGTGGGACAACGAAAAGCTGCTGGCCGACATTCGCTCGGCGATTGCGCGGCATCAGGCTGAGGAAGAAAACATTCAGTTGAAGCGCGCGATGAAGCAGCGCTACAACTTTGCCAACATCGTGGGCAAGAGCGAGCCGATGCTGCGCATCTTTGACCTGGTGGCCCAGGTGGCTCCCAGCCGGTCTACGGTGCTGATTCAAGGCGAGAGCGGCACGGGCAAAGAGCTGATTGCGAAGGCTCTGCATGCGAACTCCACGCGTCGCGACAAGCCCTTTGTGCCGGTGAATACCGGCGCGATGCCGACCGATCTGCTCGAATCGACGCTCTTCGGACATGTGAAGGGCGCCTTCACTTCGGCCATCGCCTCGAAGAAGGGCCTGTTTGAAGTGGCGAACGGCGGCACGCTCTTTCTCGACGAGATCGGCACGATGGGCATGGACACGCAGGCCAAGATTCTGCGCGTGCTGCAGGATCGCCGGTTCATGCAACTGGGCGGAACGCAGGAGATTCAGGTGGATGTGCGCATCATCGCCGCCACCAACGTGGAACTGCGGCAGGCCGTGCGTGAAGGGCGCTTCCGCGAAGATCTCTACTACCGCCTGAACGTGATTACGGTGGAAATGCCGCCGCTGCGCAGCCGCCGCGAAGACATTCCTCTGCTCGCGCAGCATTTTCTGAAGCGCTACTCGGAGGAGAACACTCTGCCGCTGCGTGCGCTCACGCCGGAGGCGCTGCGCATCCTGATTGATTACGACTGGCCGGGCAATGTGCGCGAACTCGAAAACGTGATTGAGCGCGGCGTGGTGCTTTCGGCCACGCCCTCCATCAATGCCGACCTGCTGCCGGGGCATATCACGGGGCGCAATTATTCCACCAGCCTGCTGGAGCACAGCCCCGATGCCTCGCTCTTTGAAATATTGGAAGACATTGAGCGCCGCATCATCATGGCCAAGCTCGAGCGCTGCAACTGGAACCAGACGGACGCGGCCGAGCAGTTTCGCATTCCGCTCTCGACGCTGAACCAGAAGATCAAGCGGCTCAACATTGAGATACGCAAGCGGGGCCGGGACTAG
- a CDS encoding glycosyltransferase family 2 protein yields the protein MKFAVVVVTFNRKVMLGECLQALLRQTRVPDHIYLVDNASSDGTPQYLRDAGLMDHPKISYQRLEKNTGGAGGFHAGLKTAFEAGNDWIWIMDDDAEPLPDALEKLLPYTEYPQVVGIASLKKDLNGADLVDVKPVVGVAAPPQFPYQRLQFSSFVGVAFSHAAMTKIGLPRAEFFLHHDDTEYCLRLLATGDIAYAPESVVIHKEARGADRFKKRFGRQFRVFPTDRYCMGYFGRRNGMWMDIHTGLRRPGRRSLAVHLVQTGKHLLRATLIDREDLWVRYTICVRSFLDALRGHFDNDLPFRLRARLSKATR from the coding sequence GTGAAATTTGCCGTCGTGGTGGTGACGTTTAATCGTAAGGTGATGTTGGGCGAGTGCCTGCAGGCATTGTTGCGGCAAACCCGCGTTCCCGATCACATCTACCTGGTCGACAACGCCAGCTCCGATGGAACGCCGCAATACCTCCGCGACGCGGGCCTGATGGACCACCCGAAGATCTCTTACCAGCGGCTTGAGAAAAATACCGGAGGGGCCGGCGGCTTCCACGCCGGCCTCAAAACGGCATTTGAAGCTGGCAATGACTGGATCTGGATTATGGATGACGATGCGGAGCCGCTTCCGGATGCCTTGGAGAAACTGCTGCCCTACACTGAGTATCCTCAGGTTGTCGGAATTGCCAGTCTAAAAAAGGACCTGAACGGTGCAGACCTGGTAGACGTTAAGCCAGTGGTGGGCGTCGCCGCGCCGCCCCAGTTTCCATACCAGAGGCTTCAGTTTTCTTCTTTTGTCGGTGTGGCCTTCAGCCATGCCGCAATGACAAAGATCGGTCTTCCCCGGGCGGAGTTCTTTCTTCATCATGACGACACCGAGTATTGCCTTCGCCTTCTGGCCACCGGCGACATTGCTTATGCGCCCGAAAGCGTCGTGATCCATAAGGAAGCCCGGGGTGCGGACCGTTTTAAGAAGCGTTTCGGCCGCCAGTTCCGAGTCTTTCCCACGGACCGCTACTGCATGGGATATTTTGGACGCCGCAACGGCATGTGGATGGACATTCATACCGGGTTGAGGCGTCCCGGGCGCAGATCCCTTGCAGTCCATCTCGTGCAAACAGGGAAGCACCTGCTGCGGGCTACATTGATCGACAGGGAAGATCTCTGGGTCCGTTACACGATCTGTGTGCGATCGTTCCTGGATGCGCTGCGAGGCCATTTTGATAATGACCTGCCCTTCCGTTTGCGCGCCCGGCTATCCAAAGCGACCCGCTGA
- a CDS encoding serine/threonine-protein kinase, with product MRESFQSFSAGEIVAENYRVLDVAGVGGMGTVLRAFDQRLQRMVALKFLPADTGIHSSDKERLLREARTASTLDHPNLGLVYGMEQTSDGRTFLVMPFYDGGPLTDWIRRRQPSLSDKLQLALQIARGLGEAHAQGIVHRDIKPSNIMMSAEDVPKIVDFGLAYILTGETVSRTETSGTVAYMAPEQAMGRPVDGRCDIWALGVVMAEMLTGRHPFHRETLAGILYAILHDAPQHLDVLPPDLQTILFRMLSKDPAGRYGSCQVLMQDLETLLAQMPDPSQPSLPPSTHGQAELRRVRDSASRFTQEDGRFPRRGAALAAGAAAILVVALCVLLIPAARHALRGIFASAPEQQHVAVLPFSGVESTPDQAALAAGLMESLTNRLANLSTRNPSLWVVPASEVRRRKINAPGAALKELGTNLVVEGSVQRSGLSTSLQVELIDAAHLRELGSVTLNSTDGDVASLETRAVASLARMMHVHMPSVSGDSAGSASPVAYQDYLTALGYVERYDQAGNLDKAINLLQQAVQSDPAFALGYAELGFADWTKYSMQPNEQWLRQAQANCMRAIQLDSSLPASYVTLGNVYRAQGKQDLALEQFQRAMQLDPRNADALDGLARVHENAGRFQDAKAEFVRAANLQPDSWDGYNALGMFYDRQGKYPQAIAAYQSARAITPDNATVLLNLAGAYEDQGDPASLHKAEGLLRRSLALHPTYAGWANLGNLYYLEHRFPEAVDALRRALQFNAANYLVWDDLRGSCEWVKDKACVQSTSEKEKQMLRTYVKNHPHDAVAVVSYADLLAQAGQNSLAHNYIQTALAISPDDPSTLEAVAVVYENLGNRKEAVRYLNQALRKGYSRNQALSDPEAQSLLQDPSVHFPQK from the coding sequence ATGCGGGAATCCTTTCAGAGTTTCTCCGCCGGAGAGATCGTCGCGGAAAACTACCGTGTGCTCGACGTCGCCGGGGTCGGCGGCATGGGCACCGTATTGCGTGCGTTTGATCAGCGGCTGCAGCGCATGGTCGCGCTCAAATTCCTTCCTGCTGACACTGGCATCCATTCTTCTGACAAAGAGCGGCTGCTTCGTGAGGCCCGCACGGCCTCCACGCTTGACCATCCCAATCTCGGCTTGGTCTATGGCATGGAGCAGACCTCGGACGGCCGCACCTTTCTTGTGATGCCGTTCTATGACGGCGGCCCGCTCACCGATTGGATTCGCCGCCGCCAGCCCTCCCTGAGCGACAAGCTGCAGCTCGCCCTGCAAATCGCGCGGGGTCTCGGCGAGGCGCACGCGCAGGGCATCGTTCATCGGGACATCAAGCCCTCCAACATCATGATGAGCGCCGAGGATGTACCCAAGATCGTCGACTTCGGCCTGGCCTACATCCTCACCGGCGAAACCGTCTCGCGCACCGAGACCTCCGGCACCGTCGCCTACATGGCCCCCGAGCAGGCCATGGGCCGCCCCGTAGACGGTCGCTGCGACATATGGGCTCTCGGCGTCGTCATGGCGGAGATGCTCACCGGCCGCCATCCCTTTCACCGCGAAACGCTTGCAGGCATCCTCTATGCCATCCTGCATGACGCACCGCAGCATCTTGACGTGCTGCCACCTGATCTGCAGACCATCCTCTTCCGCATGCTTTCCAAGGATCCAGCAGGCCGCTACGGCTCCTGCCAGGTGCTCATGCAGGATCTCGAAACGCTGCTTGCGCAGATGCCCGATCCCAGCCAGCCGTCGTTGCCGCCCTCCACACACGGCCAGGCCGAGCTGCGCCGCGTACGCGACTCAGCCTCGCGCTTCACGCAGGAAGATGGCCGCTTCCCGCGCCGGGGCGCAGCCTTGGCCGCCGGAGCCGCGGCCATCCTCGTCGTCGCTCTCTGTGTGCTCCTGATTCCGGCGGCGCGTCATGCGCTCCGCGGCATTTTCGCATCCGCGCCCGAACAGCAGCATGTCGCCGTGCTGCCCTTTTCCGGCGTGGAGAGCACTCCGGATCAGGCAGCTCTTGCCGCCGGACTCATGGAGTCGCTCACCAACCGGCTCGCCAACCTCAGCACCAGAAATCCCTCGCTGTGGGTCGTGCCCGCCAGCGAAGTTCGCCGCCGCAAAATCAACGCCCCCGGAGCCGCGCTCAAAGAGCTCGGAACCAATCTCGTCGTCGAAGGCTCCGTGCAGCGTTCCGGCCTCTCGACCAGTCTGCAGGTAGAGCTGATCGATGCGGCTCATCTGCGTGAGCTGGGCTCCGTCACGCTCAACAGCACCGATGGCGATGTTGCCAGTCTTGAAACCCGGGCGGTCGCGAGTCTCGCTCGCATGATGCATGTTCATATGCCTTCGGTCTCCGGCGACTCCGCCGGCAGCGCCTCCCCTGTGGCGTATCAGGATTACCTGACGGCGCTCGGGTACGTGGAGCGTTACGATCAGGCGGGCAATCTCGATAAGGCGATCAATCTTCTTCAGCAGGCCGTGCAGTCTGATCCGGCGTTTGCGCTGGGCTATGCCGAGCTGGGCTTTGCCGACTGGACAAAGTACAGCATGCAACCCAATGAGCAGTGGCTGCGGCAGGCTCAGGCCAATTGCATGAGGGCGATTCAGTTGGACAGTTCCTTGCCTGCCTCCTATGTCACCCTCGGCAATGTCTATCGTGCGCAGGGCAAGCAGGACCTGGCCCTGGAGCAATTCCAGCGGGCCATGCAGTTGGACCCCAGAAATGCGGATGCCCTGGATGGCCTGGCCCGCGTTCATGAGAACGCCGGCAGATTCCAGGACGCCAAGGCCGAGTTCGTTCGTGCCGCAAACCTGCAGCCGGACAGTTGGGATGGCTACAATGCCCTGGGCATGTTCTATGACCGCCAGGGCAAGTACCCTCAGGCCATAGCCGCATACCAGAGCGCGCGGGCCATTACTCCCGACAATGCCACCGTGCTTCTCAATCTCGCGGGAGCGTATGAAGACCAGGGTGATCCGGCATCGCTGCACAAGGCTGAGGGGCTGCTTCGCCGCTCGCTCGCCCTGCACCCCACCTATGCCGGATGGGCCAATCTCGGCAATCTCTACTATCTGGAGCACCGCTTCCCCGAGGCCGTGGATGCGCTGCGCCGAGCCCTGCAGTTCAATGCCGCTAACTATCTTGTCTGGGATGATCTGAGAGGCTCCTGCGAGTGGGTGAAAGACAAAGCATGCGTCCAAAGCACATCGGAAAAGGAAAAGCAGATGCTGCGGACCTATGTGAAGAATCATCCTCACGACGCGGTCGCCGTCGTCTCTTACGCCGACCTGCTGGCGCAGGCCGGGCAAAACTCTCTGGCGCACAATTACATCCAGACCGCTCTCGCCATTTCTCCAGACGACCCCTCTACCCTTGAGGCCGTAGCCGTTGTCTACGAGAACCTGGGAAACAGAAAAGAGGCGGTTCGTTATCTCAATCAGGCGCTTCGCAAAGGCTATTCGCGCAATCAGGCGCTGAGCGATCCCGAGGCTCAGTCACTGCTTCAGGACCCTTCGGTGCATTTCCCTCAAAAGTGA